A window of the Cynocephalus volans isolate mCynVol1 chromosome 10, mCynVol1.pri, whole genome shotgun sequence genome harbors these coding sequences:
- the TSPAN16 gene encoding tetraspanin-16 isoform X1, whose translation MAEMHTPYSSLKKLLHVFNGFVAMSGMILICLGIGVRCRGAALMRVLGLPSTYLHHIGYLCLVIGCITILLGIAGWYGATKESRGTLLFCFLFMVVILIVEIMVAAVVLLFFPTVQEVALEHNLVTLRKNYRGYNEPDDYSTQWNVVMENLKCCGVNNYTDFSGSSFEMTTGHSYPRGCCKSIGTAACDGRNVSTHVIYQEGCFPKLLKITKTQSFTLSGGSLGAAIMQLPGILATLLLFVKLG comes from the exons ATGGCTGAAATGCACACTCCATATTCTTCCTTGAAGAAACTGTTACATGTATTCAATGGCTTCGTGGCT atgtctggcATGATCCTCATTTGCCTGGGCATTGGTGTCAGGTGTAGAGGGGCTGCCCTGATGAGGGTCCTTGGATTGCCCTCCACGTACCTCCATCACATTGGCTACCTGTGCCTGGTAATTGGGTGCATCACAATACTGCTTGGcattgctggctggtatggagctACTAAAGAAAGCAGAGGCACTCTCTTGTTT TGTTTCCTGTTCATGGTTGTCATTCTCATCGTGGAAATCATGGTTGCCGCGGTGgtcctcctcttcttcccaacT GTTCAAGAGGTGGCCTTGGAACACAACCTCGTGACCCTGAGGAAGAATTACAGAGGTTACAATGAACCAGATGACtattctacacaatggaatgtgGTCATGGAGAAC CTTAAGTGCTGTGGGGTGAATAACTACACAGATTTTTCTGGCTCTTCCTTTGAAATGACGACCGGCCACTCCTACCCCAGGGGCTGCTGTAAATCCATCGGAACCGCAGCCTGTGATGGGCGCAACGTGTCCACCCATGTCATCTACCAAGAG GGCTGTTTCCCCAAGCTCCTGAAAATAACCAAGACTCAGAGCTTCACCCTGAGTGGGGGCTCGCTGGGGGCAGCAATAATGCAG CTGCCGGGAATTCTTGCCACCTTGCTGCTGTTCGTCAAGCTGGGCTGA
- the TSPAN16 gene encoding tetraspanin-16 isoform X2 produces MAEMHTPYSSLKKLLHVFNGFVAMSGMILICLGIGVRCRGAALMRVLGLPSTYLHHIGYLCLVIGCITILLGIAGWYGATKESRGTLLFVQEVALEHNLVTLRKNYRGYNEPDDYSTQWNVVMENLKCCGVNNYTDFSGSSFEMTTGHSYPRGCCKSIGTAACDGRNVSTHVIYQEGCFPKLLKITKTQSFTLSGGSLGAAIMQLPGILATLLLFVKLG; encoded by the exons ATGGCTGAAATGCACACTCCATATTCTTCCTTGAAGAAACTGTTACATGTATTCAATGGCTTCGTGGCT atgtctggcATGATCCTCATTTGCCTGGGCATTGGTGTCAGGTGTAGAGGGGCTGCCCTGATGAGGGTCCTTGGATTGCCCTCCACGTACCTCCATCACATTGGCTACCTGTGCCTGGTAATTGGGTGCATCACAATACTGCTTGGcattgctggctggtatggagctACTAAAGAAAGCAGAGGCACTCTCTTGTTT GTTCAAGAGGTGGCCTTGGAACACAACCTCGTGACCCTGAGGAAGAATTACAGAGGTTACAATGAACCAGATGACtattctacacaatggaatgtgGTCATGGAGAAC CTTAAGTGCTGTGGGGTGAATAACTACACAGATTTTTCTGGCTCTTCCTTTGAAATGACGACCGGCCACTCCTACCCCAGGGGCTGCTGTAAATCCATCGGAACCGCAGCCTGTGATGGGCGCAACGTGTCCACCCATGTCATCTACCAAGAG GGCTGTTTCCCCAAGCTCCTGAAAATAACCAAGACTCAGAGCTTCACCCTGAGTGGGGGCTCGCTGGGGGCAGCAATAATGCAG CTGCCGGGAATTCTTGCCACCTTGCTGCTGTTCGTCAAGCTGGGCTGA